Proteins from a single region of Hydra vulgaris chromosome 12, alternate assembly HydraT2T_AEP:
- the LOC100203259 gene encoding lysine-specific demethylase 8 codes for MFDFDDIVNEINKETISNELLLLNECLLAKKCKSSLIAFLNNDFLSAATLSQSLLDVAWEELNTGHWSNVNITWRHLYTFASLIKALSLAKMELFQPAIHACDMGLMMGAPIFKNILARVVSRITCYLNLSQNTINNAQDNKNSFDLYGSYDDHEPVEKKKKDSYPQLSINNVIQRITSPSLLHFEQTYMSKEIPIIISDGVQHWPAFSNRKWDINYIKKVAGSRTVPIEVGDKYTSENWTQKLISVSEFIDKYICTNNKIGYLAQHQLFEQIPELRDDICIPDYCCISEQENNRVMTHAWFGPKGTVSPLHHDPYHNLFVQVLGEKYIRLYDRKDSKNLYPHESQMLNNTSQVDLENVDTEKFPLFSQTNYVECVLKQGEMLYIPPKWWHYVRSLKTSFSVSFWW; via the coding sequence ATGTTTGATTTTGATGATATTgtcaatgaaataaataaagaaacaatatCAAACGAACTTCTTTTACTTAATGAATGTCTTCTTGCAAAGAAATGCAAGAGTTCGTTGATTGCTTtcttaaataatgattttttgagtGCTGCAACGCTTTCTCAAAGCTTGTTGGATGTTGCATGGGAAGAATTAAATACTGGGCATTGGAGTAACGTTAATATCACCTGGAGGCATTTGTATACTTTTGCATCACTCATAAAAGCATTATCTTTAGCAAAAATGGAGTTATTTCAGCCAGCGATTCACGCATGTGACATGGGACTTATGATGGGtgcaccaatatttaaaaacattctagcaCGAGTAGTTTCAAGGATAACTTGTTATTTGAATTTAAGTCAAAATACTATAAACAATGctcaagataataaaaattcatttgacTTATATGGTTCATATGATGATCATGAgccagttgaaaaaaaaaaaaaggatagtTATCCACAACTTTCCATAAATAACGTCATACAACGTATTACATCTCCTTCCTTGCTTCATTTTGAACAAACTTATATGTCTAAAGAAATTCCTATAATTATATCAGATGGTGTACAACATTGGCCTGCTTTTTCGAATAGGAAATGGgatattaattacattaaaaaagttgctGGTTCAAGAACAGTGCCTATTGAAGTAGGAGATAAGTATACTTCTGAAAATTGGAcccaaaaattaataagtgtAAGTGAATTTATTGATAAgtatatatgtacaaataacaaaattggTTACTTGGCCCAGCATCAGTTGTTTGAGCAAATACCAGAACTTCGCGATGATATATGTATACCAGATTATTGCTGTATATCTGAGCAAGAAAACAATAGAGTAATGACACATGCATGGTTTGGACCAAAAGGAACAGTTTCTCCTCTACATCACGATCCATATCATAATTTGTTTGTGCAGGTTTTAGGTGAAAAATATATTCGTTTATATGATCGTAAAGattctaaaaatctttatcCACACGAATCGCAGATGCTTAACAATACAAGTCAAGTTGATTTAGAAAATGTAGATACAGAAAAATTCCCacttttttcacaaacaaaTTATGTTGAATGTGTCCTTAAACAAGGTGAAATGTTGTATATACCGCCTAAATGGTGGCATTATGTACGTTCccttaaaacaagtttttctgTTAGTTTTTGGtggtag